One window of Theropithecus gelada isolate Dixy chromosome 4, Tgel_1.0, whole genome shotgun sequence genomic DNA carries:
- the ZNF451 gene encoding E3 SUMO-protein ligase ZNF451 isoform X2 produces MGDPGSEIIESVPPAGPEASESTTDENEDDIQFVSEGPLRPVLEYIDLVSSDDEEPSTSHTDENVKRKDHIDHQKDKVALTLARLARHVEVEKQQKEEKNRAFREKIDFQHAHGLQELEFIRGHSDTEAARLCVDQWLKMPGLKTGTINSGTKSSFRRGGQMRVSGKPILCPIMHCNKEFDNGHLLLGHLKRFDHSPCDPTITLHGPFFSSFACVICYKKFVTQQQYRDHLFDKEATDDGHNNNLLPQIIQCFACPNCFLLFSSKDECSKHMSGKNHFHQSFKLGENKGIAHPISFPSFAKKLLISLCKDVPFQVKCVACHQTLRSHMELTAHFRVRCRNAGPVAVAEKSITQVAEKFILRGYCPDCNQVFVDETSTHNHKQNSGHKVRVINSVEESVLLYCHSSEGNKDPSSDVHLLLDQSKFSSLKRTMSVKESSSQDCIAIPKKKMNLKDKSHEGIACVQKEKSVVKTWFCECNQRFPSEDAVEKHVFSANTMGYKCVVCGKVCDDSGVIRLHMSRIHGGAHLNNFFFWCRTCKKELTRKDTIMAHVTEFHNGHRYFYEMDEVEGETLPSSSTTLGNLTANKPSSAIAIIDHSLANSSPRGKWQCRICEDMFDSQEYVKQHCMSLASHKFHRYSCAHCRKPFHKIETLYRHCQDEHDNEIKIKYFCGLCDLIFNVEEAFLSHYEEHHSIDYVFVSEKTETSIKTEEDFPVVETSNQLTCGCRESYICKVNRKEDYSRCLQIMLDKGKLWFRCSLCSATTQNLTDMNNHIHQVHKEKSDEEEQQYVIKCGTCTKAFHDPESAQQHFHRKHCFLQKPSVAHFGSEKSKLYKFTASASHTERKLKQAVNYSKSLDLEKGVENDLSYQNIGGNTNWKPPLNCKIYNYLNRIGCFFLHPRCSKRKDAADFAICMHAGRLDEQLPKQIPFTILSGDQGFLELENQFKKTQRPAHILNPHHLEGDMMCALLNSISDTTKECDSDDNMGAKNTSIGEEFISTEDVELEEAIRRSLQEM; encoded by the exons gAGAATGTTAAACGTAAAGACCATATTGATCATCAGAAGGATAAAGTTGCTTTAACTCTGGCTCGTTTAGCCCGCCATGTTGAAGTGGAGAAAcagcagaaagaagagaagaatagAGCATTCAGA GAAAAAATTGATTTTCAGCATGCTCATGGGTTACAAGAATTGGAATTTATTCGAGGACATTCTGATACAGAAGCAGCAAGACTGTGTGTGGACCAGTGGCTAAAAATGCCAG GACTCAAAACAGGCACAATTAATTCTGGAACAAAAAGTTCATTCCGAAGAGGAGGCCAAATGCGAGTGTCTGGGAAACCAATTTTATGTCCTATAATGCACTGTAACAAGGAGTTTGACAATGGGCACCTTCTCTTAGGACATTTGAAAAG GTTTGATCACTCTCCATGTGATCCAACAATTACACTACATGGACCTTTCTTCAGCTCCTTTGCTTGTGTAATATGTTATAAAAAATTTGTTACTCAACAGCAATATAGAGATCACCTTTTTGATAAG GAAGCCACAGATGATGGACATAACAACAACCTTCTTCCTCAGATTATTCAGTGTTTTGCATGTCCAAATTGCTTCCTTCTTTTTAGCAGCAAGGATGAGTGTTCGAAGCATATGTCTGGAAAGAATCATTTCCATCAGAGTTTCAAACTGGGTG agAACAAAGGAATTGCACATCCAATATCTTTTCCATCTTTTGCAAAGAAACTATTGATCTCTCTGTGCAAAGATGTTCCATTTCAAGTTAAGTGTGTGGCCTGCCACCAGACACTGCGTTCCCACATGGAGCTCACTGCCCATTTCAG AGTTCGTTGTCGAAATGCTGGGCCTGTAGCTGTAGCTGAGAAGAGCATTACCCAGGTTGCAGAGAAATTCATATTAAGAGGTTATTGTCCAGATTGCAATCAAGTCTTCGTGGATGAAACCAGCACCCACAATCATAAGCAGAATTCAGGACACAAAGTCCGAGTCATTAACTCAGTGGAAGAAtcagtcttactctattgccacAGCAGCGAAGGGAACAAGGATCCTTCTTCTGACGTGCATTTATTGTTGGATCAATCAAAATTTTCATCACTTAAAAGAACCATGTCTGTTAAAGAATCTAGCTCACAGGACTGCATTGCCATTCCAAAAAAGAAGatgaatttaaaagataaaagccaTGAAGGTATCGCTTGTGTCCAGAAAGAAAAGTCAGTAGTTAAAACCTGGTTCTGTGAATGCAATCAGCGATTCCCAAGTGAAGATGCAGTAGAAAAGCATGTTTTCTCAGCAAACACAATGGGTTATAAATGTGTGGTCTGTGGAAAGGTATGTGATGATTCGGGGGTCATTCGTTTACACATGAGCCGGATTCATGGAGGAGcacatttaaataacttttttttctggtgTCGGACATGCAAAAAGGAGTTAACAAGGAAAGATACTATCATGGCACATGTGACTGAATTTCATAATGGACACCGATATTTTTATGAGATGGATGAGGTAGAAGGTGAAACTTTGCCATCATCTTCTACAACATTGGGTAATTTGACTGCTAACAAGCCTTCATCAGCTATTGCTATTATTGATCATTCCCTGGCAAATAGTTCTCCAAGGGGCAAATGGCAATGCCGGATTTGTGAAGATATGTTTGATTCCCAGGAATATGTAAAACAGCACTGCATGTCTTTGGCAAGCCACAAGTTTCATAGATACAGCTGTGCTCACTGCAGAAAGCCTTTTCATAAGATAGAAACATTGTACCGACATTGCCAAGATGAGCATGACAATGAGATAAAGATTAAATACTTCTGTGGGCTTTGTGATCTTATCTTTAACGTGGAAGAAGCATTTTTGAGTCATTATGAGGAGCACCACAGCATAGACTATGTATTTGTGTCAGAAAAAACTGAAACTTCAATTAAAACTGAAGAAGATTTTCCAGTAGTAGAGACGAGTAACCAGTTAACCTGTGGTTGCCGtgagagttacatctgtaaagTCAACAGAAAAGAAGATTATAGTAGATGTCTCCAAATCATGCTGGATAAAGGAAAACTTTGGTTTCGCTGCAGTTTATGTTCGGCAACAACACAGAATTTAACCGACATGAACAATCATATCCATCAAGTGCACAAAGAAAAGAGTGATGAGGAGGAGCAGCAGTACGTAATCAAGTGTGGCACCTGCACCAAAGCATTTCATGATCCTGAGAGTGCGCAGCAGCATTTCCATAGAAAACATTGCTTCTTACAGAAACCTAGTGTGGCTCACTTTGGATCTGAAAAGTCAAAGCTGTACAAGTTTACTGCCAGTGCCTCACATACagagagaaaactgaaacaggCAGTAAACTATTCAAAAAGTTTAGACCTGGAGAAAGGAGTTGAGAATGACCTAAGCTATCAGAATATAG gAGGAAACACCAATTGGAAGCCTCCACTCAACTGTAAAATTTATAATTACCTGAACAGGATTGGATGCTTCTTCCTTCATCCTCGCTGtagtaaaagaaaagatgctGCTGATTTTGCcatatgtatgcat GCTGGCCGTCTAGATGAACAACTACCCAAGCAAATTCCTTTCACCATCCTCTCAGGAGATCAAGGTTTTCTGGAGCTAGAGAATCAATTTAAGAAGACTCAGAGGCCAGCTCATATACTAAACCCTCACCACTTAGAGGGAGATATGATGTGTGCCTTGTTAAATAGCATATCTGATACCACCAAAG AATGTGACAGTGATGATAACATGGGTGCCAAAAATACTTCAATAGGAGAAGAATTTATATCCACAGAAG
- the ZNF451 gene encoding E3 SUMO-protein ligase ZNF451 isoform X1 yields the protein MGDPGSEIIESVPPAGPEASESTTDENEDDIQFVSEGPLRPVLEYIDLVSSDDEEPSTSHTDENVKRKDHIDHQKDKVALTLARLARHVEVEKQQKEEKNRAFREKIDFQHAHGLQELEFIRGHSDTEAARLCVDQWLKMPGLKTGTINSGTKSSFRRGGQMRVSGKPILCPIMHCNKEFDNGHLLLGHLKRFDHSPCDPTITLHGPFFSSFACVICYKKFVTQQQYRDHLFDKEATDDGHNNNLLPQIIQCFACPNCFLLFSSKDECSKHMSGKNHFHQSFKLGENKGIAHPISFPSFAKKLLISLCKDVPFQVKCVACHQTLRSHMELTAHFRVRCRNAGPVAVAEKSITQVAEKFILRGYCPDCNQVFVDETSTHNHKQNSGHKVRVINSVEESVLLYCHSSEGNKDPSSDVHLLLDQSKFSSLKRTMSVKESSSQDCIAIPKKKMNLKDKSHEGIACVQKEKSVVKTWFCECNQRFPSEDAVEKHVFSANTMGYKCVVCGKVCDDSGVIRLHMSRIHGGAHLNNFFFWCRTCKKELTRKDTIMAHVTEFHNGHRYFYEMDEVEGETLPSSSTTLGNLTANKPSSAIAIIDHSLANSSPRGKWQCRICEDMFDSQEYVKQHCMSLASHKFHRYSCAHCRKPFHKIETLYRHCQDEHDNEIKIKYFCGLCDLIFNVEEAFLSHYEEHHSIDYVFVSEKTETSIKTEEDFPVVETSNQLTCGCRESYICKVNRKEDYSRCLQIMLDKGKLWFRCSLCSATTQNLTDMNNHIHQVHKEKSDEEEQQYVIKCGTCTKAFHDPESAQQHFHRKHCFLQKPSVAHFGSEKSKLYKFTASASHTERKLKQAVNYSKSLDLEKGVENDLSYQNIEEEIVELPDLDYLRTMTHIVFVDFDNWSNFFGHLPGHLNQGTFIWGFQGGNTNWKPPLNCKIYNYLNRIGCFFLHPRCSKRKDAADFAICMHAGRLDEQLPKQIPFTILSGDQGFLELENQFKKTQRPAHILNPHHLEGDMMCALLNSISDTTKECDSDDNMGAKNTSIGEEFISTEDVELEEAIRRSLQEM from the exons gAGAATGTTAAACGTAAAGACCATATTGATCATCAGAAGGATAAAGTTGCTTTAACTCTGGCTCGTTTAGCCCGCCATGTTGAAGTGGAGAAAcagcagaaagaagagaagaatagAGCATTCAGA GAAAAAATTGATTTTCAGCATGCTCATGGGTTACAAGAATTGGAATTTATTCGAGGACATTCTGATACAGAAGCAGCAAGACTGTGTGTGGACCAGTGGCTAAAAATGCCAG GACTCAAAACAGGCACAATTAATTCTGGAACAAAAAGTTCATTCCGAAGAGGAGGCCAAATGCGAGTGTCTGGGAAACCAATTTTATGTCCTATAATGCACTGTAACAAGGAGTTTGACAATGGGCACCTTCTCTTAGGACATTTGAAAAG GTTTGATCACTCTCCATGTGATCCAACAATTACACTACATGGACCTTTCTTCAGCTCCTTTGCTTGTGTAATATGTTATAAAAAATTTGTTACTCAACAGCAATATAGAGATCACCTTTTTGATAAG GAAGCCACAGATGATGGACATAACAACAACCTTCTTCCTCAGATTATTCAGTGTTTTGCATGTCCAAATTGCTTCCTTCTTTTTAGCAGCAAGGATGAGTGTTCGAAGCATATGTCTGGAAAGAATCATTTCCATCAGAGTTTCAAACTGGGTG agAACAAAGGAATTGCACATCCAATATCTTTTCCATCTTTTGCAAAGAAACTATTGATCTCTCTGTGCAAAGATGTTCCATTTCAAGTTAAGTGTGTGGCCTGCCACCAGACACTGCGTTCCCACATGGAGCTCACTGCCCATTTCAG AGTTCGTTGTCGAAATGCTGGGCCTGTAGCTGTAGCTGAGAAGAGCATTACCCAGGTTGCAGAGAAATTCATATTAAGAGGTTATTGTCCAGATTGCAATCAAGTCTTCGTGGATGAAACCAGCACCCACAATCATAAGCAGAATTCAGGACACAAAGTCCGAGTCATTAACTCAGTGGAAGAAtcagtcttactctattgccacAGCAGCGAAGGGAACAAGGATCCTTCTTCTGACGTGCATTTATTGTTGGATCAATCAAAATTTTCATCACTTAAAAGAACCATGTCTGTTAAAGAATCTAGCTCACAGGACTGCATTGCCATTCCAAAAAAGAAGatgaatttaaaagataaaagccaTGAAGGTATCGCTTGTGTCCAGAAAGAAAAGTCAGTAGTTAAAACCTGGTTCTGTGAATGCAATCAGCGATTCCCAAGTGAAGATGCAGTAGAAAAGCATGTTTTCTCAGCAAACACAATGGGTTATAAATGTGTGGTCTGTGGAAAGGTATGTGATGATTCGGGGGTCATTCGTTTACACATGAGCCGGATTCATGGAGGAGcacatttaaataacttttttttctggtgTCGGACATGCAAAAAGGAGTTAACAAGGAAAGATACTATCATGGCACATGTGACTGAATTTCATAATGGACACCGATATTTTTATGAGATGGATGAGGTAGAAGGTGAAACTTTGCCATCATCTTCTACAACATTGGGTAATTTGACTGCTAACAAGCCTTCATCAGCTATTGCTATTATTGATCATTCCCTGGCAAATAGTTCTCCAAGGGGCAAATGGCAATGCCGGATTTGTGAAGATATGTTTGATTCCCAGGAATATGTAAAACAGCACTGCATGTCTTTGGCAAGCCACAAGTTTCATAGATACAGCTGTGCTCACTGCAGAAAGCCTTTTCATAAGATAGAAACATTGTACCGACATTGCCAAGATGAGCATGACAATGAGATAAAGATTAAATACTTCTGTGGGCTTTGTGATCTTATCTTTAACGTGGAAGAAGCATTTTTGAGTCATTATGAGGAGCACCACAGCATAGACTATGTATTTGTGTCAGAAAAAACTGAAACTTCAATTAAAACTGAAGAAGATTTTCCAGTAGTAGAGACGAGTAACCAGTTAACCTGTGGTTGCCGtgagagttacatctgtaaagTCAACAGAAAAGAAGATTATAGTAGATGTCTCCAAATCATGCTGGATAAAGGAAAACTTTGGTTTCGCTGCAGTTTATGTTCGGCAACAACACAGAATTTAACCGACATGAACAATCATATCCATCAAGTGCACAAAGAAAAGAGTGATGAGGAGGAGCAGCAGTACGTAATCAAGTGTGGCACCTGCACCAAAGCATTTCATGATCCTGAGAGTGCGCAGCAGCATTTCCATAGAAAACATTGCTTCTTACAGAAACCTAGTGTGGCTCACTTTGGATCTGAAAAGTCAAAGCTGTACAAGTTTACTGCCAGTGCCTCACATACagagagaaaactgaaacaggCAGTAAACTATTCAAAAAGTTTAGACCTGGAGAAAGGAGTTGAGAATGACCTAAGCTATCAGAATATAG AGGAAGAAATTGTTGAGCTTCCAGATTTGGATTACCTGAGAACCATGACTCATATAGTCTTTGTAGATTTTGATAACTGGTCAAACTTTTTTGGTCATCTACCAGGGCATCTAAACCAAGGAACATTTATTTGGGGCTTTCAAG gAGGAAACACCAATTGGAAGCCTCCACTCAACTGTAAAATTTATAATTACCTGAACAGGATTGGATGCTTCTTCCTTCATCCTCGCTGtagtaaaagaaaagatgctGCTGATTTTGCcatatgtatgcat GCTGGCCGTCTAGATGAACAACTACCCAAGCAAATTCCTTTCACCATCCTCTCAGGAGATCAAGGTTTTCTGGAGCTAGAGAATCAATTTAAGAAGACTCAGAGGCCAGCTCATATACTAAACCCTCACCACTTAGAGGGAGATATGATGTGTGCCTTGTTAAATAGCATATCTGATACCACCAAAG AATGTGACAGTGATGATAACATGGGTGCCAAAAATACTTCAATAGGAGAAGAATTTATATCCACAGAAG